Proteins found in one Xenopus laevis strain J_2021 chromosome 1L, Xenopus_laevis_v10.1, whole genome shotgun sequence genomic segment:
- the LOC121400688 gene encoding gamma-crystallin-1-like yields MGKIFFYEERNFQGRHYECGSDCSDLSSYFNRCNSIRVEGGNWILYEHPSYRGHQYYLWQGEYPDFQRWMGFNDSIRSCRFLSNHHGQYKMRIYERGDFQGQMMEFFDDCPNTYDRFRFHDIHSCNVFDGHWMFYEEPNYRGRQYYLRSGEYRRYNDWGASSARIGSFRRVHHKF; encoded by the exons ATGGGAAAG aTCTTCTTCTACGAGGAAAGGAACTTCCAAGGCCGCCACTATGAGTGCGGCTCAGACTGTTCTGACCTGTCTTCATACTTCAATCGCTGTAACTCCATCAGGGTAGAGGGTGGAAACTGGATCCTCTATGAGCACCCCAGTTACAGGGGACACCAGTATTATCTCTGGCAGGGAGAATACCCAGACTTTCAGAGATGGATGGGCTTCAATGACTCCATTAGGTCTTGTCGCTTTCTTTCCAAT CACCATGGTCAGTACAAAATGAGAATCTATGAAAGAGGAGATTTCCAAGGACAGATGATGGAGTTCTTTGATGACTGCCCCAATACTTATGATCGATTCCGTTTCCATGAcattcactcctgcaatgtgtttgatggCCACTGGATGTTCTATGAGGAACCCAACTATAGGGGGCGTCAGTACTACCTGAGATCTGGAGAATACAGGAGATATAATGACTGGGGAGCCTCAAGCGCCAGAATTGGCTCATTCAGAAGAGTTCATCACAAATTTTAA